The Nitrospirota bacterium genome contains the following window.
CGGTGCTGTGCTCTGCTCCTTCACGGCGGTGCCTCCTTTCATGGCCGGAATGCCTCCGGCTGGGTTTGGTCACCCGAAAGGTTGCCACCGCCTTTTTCCTATTTCCACACTTTCTGACTATACCTCCATTCTCATATTTCTGTAGGCATAACCGGTATGCTTTGACGAACTCAGCCGTTTCCTGCCTTAACTCTGCGTCGGCCTTCCGTTGTCTATACTCCTGACACGCTATAGCCGCTGCGCCCACCAACTCATCGCAGTTGCGCTGGCCAAAGACGCATCCTGCTAACACGCCTGACAAATTCCTCCGGGCTCACTGGCGAAGGAAACCAGATAGCTTCACTCCACAGCCTGCTCCAGCAACCTGCCAACAGGATCGAGCTTGTCGGCGAGTTCCGTCGGCAGGCCGTGTCGCTCTTGCAACAGCACGGGCGAGTTATAGGTGAGCCACACGTTGCCGTCCTTGTCCTGCCAGGCCAAGGCTTTCATGGGGAGATCAATCGCGACCGTTGGCTTGGCCTTCATCAGGGCAGTTCCTCCTTTGGGGTCGCCGAAAATCAGGAGCTCCGTCGGCTTCATTTCCAGTCCGACACTTTTCGCCTCTCCGCTATGATTGATACGGACGAAGATTTTCATCCCTTTCGCCGTTACGGCCTTCTTCGATACCATTGATCGTTTCGGGAACCGAATACTTGCTCGGCTTGGTCACCAGAGTGCGGTCCGCCCGAGCTAGACCAATAAGCACAACTAAGCTCCCCAAACCGACATACAGAAGGTCATTCAAGAGCGTACGAAAGGACATCATGGGCGACTCCTTCTGCTCTTTCCCATAGAATCCTACAGCGGAGTGCTCGGCGTCGTGCGCTTCGGCAACGAGGAGGTCGCCGACACGACGGCGTGAAGGGCGTCGAGAAACGTGTCGGTATTCCGAAGCGCGGCTAGGAAGTAATTGCGCCGGGCCACAGCGGGCAGATCAAAGAACCAGTACCAAGACATGAGCGGTGAAATATGTAACCGGCTGCCCCCGGTTTTCTCTGTCAGGTGATGATCGCCGAAATACCCTCGCGTGGCGGAAATGATGCACGAGTTGATCACGCTCGGGTCCTGGTAGCGTTTGCCCTGCGCATACAGGACCGCCTCTTCGTACAGTCGATACGCGTCCATTTGCGGCGCCAATGCGCAGCCGCCCAGAAAGGCATTGGTCTCCATGAGCCCCGCCACGTTTTCCAGTACTTGCGTGTGTGCGACATCCGGTTCGATAGTCAGTCCCAGGCAAGCATGAATTCGCACAGCCAACTGTTTGAGTTCGTTGACGGCGAAGAGCGAGATCGCATCCTCAACGAACGTGCCCATCCCAGACTCATCCCCTCGAACCAGACTGTCCACCCCGCCGTCGATCAGGACGATGCCGTCAATGGACAGCCGCTCGATCAGCACCCGATAGTTCTCCAGTAACGGTTTGGCACCGGTTTTGTGAAAGGACCAAATGGTGACACGTTGGTTGCGCTTCTCCGCAAACCACTGCGCCAGGGAGAGCTCGGGAAAATAGGGCAAAAAATCCGTGAGACCGGCATCCACGCCGACCAGCGTCGGCGACACACGGGTACCGTCCTGCAGCGACGCGATATCCGAGAAGCTGAAGCTGGCCAGGTGGGCCTCTTTTCCTCGATACTGCAGCTCGAAATAAATCGGCAACCCGCAGAACAGATCGAACCCGCCGCCCATTCCGGCGATCAGGAGATTTTCGCAAGAGGCCAGCTGATCAATGATCGGCAGGTTGAGGTGCACGCACACCTCTCCGCTCAGGAAGGCAAGGGGAAAGAGATCCGCCCGTTTCGAGACAATCGGGTGAAGGGAGGCCGGCTTACCGCACCGTAGTGGCGTCTCCGACCCTGCCGCGGGATTTGAAAAACACGACCGCGAACTTTTCGATCAGGCTCCGCAGGCCTTTTCGGATGCTGTCGGGCACCTGGTCTTTCGGCCCATAGCCAAGCAGAGCATGACCCCACACCGCGTTCGGCGCTTTGAGTGCCACGTACGGACCGGCGTTGCAATCCACGTGATAGGCCACGATGTACTCTTCCCCGACCGTCCACACTTCGCAATTGATAAAGCCGACCTGATTCGGCCGCTCGACTCCGTCAAGCGACGGTCCTCCGGAACCTTCCAACGCCACCCCGGGAAAATTGTTCAGGAACGCCAGTCTCGTGAGATCGGTCAACTCGGCGCTCTTGAGCCCGAGCTTCTCCGCGCTGCCCTGTGTCTGCACCTCGACAGAGACGAATTTTTTAATCTGCTGTAACTCGGCAATGGGGGCCCGTTCAGGATGCTTATCCGCCTCCGGCGCCGCCCGTGTGAGGGTGGGCGCCACACTCACGAACAAGGCGCAGAGCACGAGAGCGAGCTTACGACCCAGAACCATCGTGCCACCTCCTGCGTCGCCCGGTTAAGCATTCGAGGCCCCAGTTTGCCATAAGTCGGGCGGGCCGATCACGGCAAAAGCGATTTGGCCGCTCCTTCCCCTCCTGCCCTTCCGCTCGCCGTCACGGATCCGGATCGAAGCCATCGCTCTCACAAGGCCGGCTTCTGCACTCCGATCGTTGTATTGCACGCGAGCGGCATCAACTCACCGCCGTGGAGAAACGACTTGTGGGTCCAGTGCCTGAGCACCCCGTCAGTGTCAAACCTGAGCGTGTACTCATCGCACCATGACCCGGTGGTTGCCCACGTATTCTGACTTCCCGGCTCCAATTGCCGAACCTCGTACACCCAGACCGGTTCTCCAGCCTGAGTGATCGCCACCCGTTGCGGTTCTCCTAGTTGTTGTCTGACGTCCTCCAGGGTGGCCCGGTCCTGCGCTGACTCCAGATAACGGCTTTCCTCGGGAACGAACAGGGCACATCCCGCCGTCAGCACGCACAGACCGAGAACAGGGATGTGAAGGATGGTCTTCATCGTGCACCTCCGCCTGTTAGAGCTGGTCCGACGTTTTCACTTGATAGCCGCCGGGCACGCAATAGGTCGGCGCGTACTCGCCGCCATGAAAATAGGACTGATGCGTCCACCGCCGCAGAACGGCTTGGTCGTCGAACGTGAGGACGTATTCGTCGCACCACATGCCCGGCGCCGTCGTCCGATTCCCCGGCTGCTGCGTCCGAATCTGGTAAACCCAGAGCGCTTCCCCCGTCTGCGTGGCGGCTGTCAGCGTAGGCGGTCCGAGTCGCTGCCGGACTTCCTCCTGCGTCGCACGATCTTGAGCGGTTCGCAAGTAGGCCGTTTCTTTGGGCTCGACCATCGCGCAGCCCATGGCAATCAGCACGAAAGCCGACAGAATGATCAGACGGCTCCTGTTCAAAGAACACCTCCCGGACGCGGTCTGTCCTCGTCGTTCACCATCTGACATTCTACACCCAGGCTTTCCTCCTGGGAACAGGCTGCCTCGGCTTCGTTCGGTGCTCGCACTTACGGAGCCTTGCCCGGCAAGACCTGATAGAAGCCGTTGACCTGCATCAGCTCTACCGCGGTGTCGAACAGAGCACTGAGCGTCTTGCTTGAGAAGATCTCTTGCTTGGGCCCGTCCGCGACGATTCTTCCCTTTTTCAAGAGCACGATTCGGGAGACCTCGGGCGGAATCTCGTGAATGTGGTGGGTCACGAGGATCAGCGTCTTGCCCTGCCGCATGAGATTCCGGACGAGATCGAGGTAGTGAAAACACGCCTGCAGGTCGAGGCCGCACGTCGGCTCATCCAGCACCAGCGCGGCGGGATTGTGAATCAGGGCGCGCCCGAGCAGAAAGCGTCGCTGCTCACCCGCGGACATCCGGCCGAACAGCCGATCTGCAAGATGGGCGATCCCAAGTTCTTGCATCACCTGGCCGGCTCGCTCGCGCTGCGTCGCACCGAATATTTGGTATTCGTAAGTTCCGATGCTCGCGTCATACCCGGACAGGATCACGTCCTCCCCCCTCACGTGTTCCAAGTACTGATGCTGCAGATCATGGGACACGACGCCCAGATGCTGACGCAGGTCCCACACGTTCCAGCCTTCCTGTCCGAACAGGCGGAGAGAACTGCCTTCGCGTGAGACGGGATGAAGCTCACAGGAGAGAAGCTTGAGCAGCGTGGACTTGCCCGCGCCGTTCGGGCCGAGGATAGCCGTATGGCATCCGGCGGGAATAGTCAGCGACAGATCGGTCAAAACGCGGGTGTCACTCCGATACGCGGTGACATGCGAGAGCTCGACGATGTTCGAATACGTCATCGACCGCAAGCCGGTCTCGCGGGATTCGTCGTGCGACCCTGACGATGCCTGCGCATCCCGGGAATATCCTTCCATCCTGCCCTCTTCGCCGAGACAGGTTTCCATGAAACCTCACCTTTTCCTGAAACGCAACTCGATTGCGACGCCGCCTGTCGACAGGAGGCTCACCCGGCACTTGCGCTTCAGTCGTACAGTCGGCACTATCGGCCCTGCCACCGTCTGAACCTTCAGCCGGCAGAAAGGAGACGATGCCCCGTGTCTGTCTACAGCACAACCGCTCGACTTTTGCAGATCATCGTTCTCTTACTGGACGTTCTGACAACCATTGGCCTTAGCCATGGATTCCCACTGGGCACGGCGGAGGCGGAGATCCGGCCGCATCTGAAGGTCGGCACCATCGCCTGGGATCAACTGGGCGGCGTCGGCGGGCACAAGTCGCTGGTCGGCGCCGGGCTCACCACGAACGTGGACTGGGAACGCGTCGGAACCAGGCTTGCCGTTGAGAAATGGTGGGTGGCCGAAGGCTTGGATGACGACCGAGGGATCATTCCCAAGGAAGGCTATAGCCTCTCCGCCGACGCCAGGTACGACTTCAGAACCGGATCGGTCCGGCTCTTTCCGTTCGCCGGCCTGGGCTATGACACCTGGGAAGACCGCGGCGCGCCGGCGAGTTGGGATACCCTGCGATTTCTCAGTTGGCGGGCGGGTGCCGGCCTCGACCATGACCGGGGATACATTTCAGCGGGACTGCTTCGGCCGTTTGCCGTAAATGCCGTCGGCGGCCCGGATCCCAGAGCTCGATACGGATTCACGCTCGAAGGCGGAATCCGCGTGAACGCCGTGACGATCGGCCTGTTCTACAAATCTCTCGGGTTTCAGGACCCGGACGCCAAAATGGTCCAGAGCGGCGTGTTCGTGGGATATCACTTTAAGTGACGGCGAGCCGAGCCGGTCGTTACTCGATGAGATCGAGCTTGATCCGCAACTCTTTCAACTGGTCGGGGCTGACCGGCGAGGGAGCCTCGGTCATGGGACACTGGGCCTTCTGAGTTTTTGGGAAAGCGATCACATCGCGGATGGAGTCGGCGCCGCCCAGAATCATGATCAGCCGGTCAAGCCCGAAGGCAATCCCGCCGTGCGGAGGGGCGCCATACTCGAGGGCTTCCAGCAAAAACCCGAACTTGGCCTCCGCCTGCTCCTTGCCGATGCCGAGCAGGTCGAGGATCTTCATCTGCACATCGCGTCGATGGTTGCGGATGCTTCCTCCGCCGATTTCATTCCCGTTCAAGACCATGTCGTAGGCCTTGGCTCTCGCCCTCAACGGATCAGAATCGAGAAACTTCACGTCGTCATCCAACGGCGCCGCAAAGGGGTTGTGCATGAACACGTAGCGTTTCGCCTCCTGATCGTAATCCAGCAGCGGGAATTCGATGATCCAGAGCGGCCGCCACGCAGACTTGTCGATCAGGTTCAGTTCCTCCCCCAGCAGGAGCCGCAGCCGGCCCAGCACGTCGTGCACCACGCCGGGCTTGTCCGCCACGAAGAGCACCAGGTCGCCGACCGCCGCGTCCGGCAAGACCGCCAGCAGCGCCCTGGCGTCCAAGAACTTCGCGATGACGGAATCGAGCTGTCCCTCACCGACGATCTTGACCCAGGCCAATCCCTTCGCCCCGAAACTCTTGGCCGTCTCGCCGAGCCCGTCGATCCGCGTCCGCGAAATGGCCGCGCCGCCCTTGACGATCAACGCCTTCACGAGACCGCCTTTGGCGACGGCGTCTTTGAACACTTTAAATTCGCTCTTTGCCGCGAAGTCCGTCAGGTCATAGAGCGGCATGTCGAACCGCAGATCCGGCTTGTCGGAGCCGTAGCGGCCGACGGCTTCCGCATAGGTCATCCGCGGAAAGGGCGTGGGCAACTCGACGCCGGCGGCTTCCTTGAAGACCGTGCTGATCAGCCGTTCCGTCAACGACATGACCTGGTCGCGGTCCGCGAAGGACATCTCGATATCGATCTGCGTGAACTCCGGTTGCCGGTCGTTGCGCAAATCTTCGTCCCGGAAACAACGGGCGATCTGATAATAGCGATCCATCCCGCTGACCATCAGGATCTGTTTGAACAGTTGCGGCGACTGCGGCAACGCGTAGAACGAGCCGGGATTGACGCGGCTGGGGACGAGATAGTCCCGCGCGCCTTCCGGCGTGCTTTTGGTCAGCATGGGGGTTTCGACTTCCAGGAAACCCTGCGCATTCAGGAAGGCCCGTGTGTGCTGCGTGACCGCGTGGCGGAGGGCGATCAGGCGCTGCATGGTCGGCCGTCGCAGGTCCAGATACCGGTACTTGAGCCGGATCGCTTCGGTGACGTCGGCCTCGTCCTCGATGAGGAACGGCGGCGTCTTCGACTCGTTGAGAATCTCCACGGAATCGACCAGCACTTCGATCGCACCGGTCGCAAGGTCGGGATTCTCCGAGCCTTCCGGCCGCAGCGCCACCTGTCCGCGGACCGAGACGACATATTCGCTCCGAAGATCATGGGCGTGCTGATGCGAGGCCGGGCTCCGCTCCGCGTTGAACACGATCTGCGTGATCCCGTGCCGGTCTCGGAGGTCGATGAAAATCACGCTGCCATGATCCCGGCGCCGTTGCACCCAGCCGTTCAACACGACGGTCTGCCCCACGTGGGCCTTGGTCAGCTCGCCGCAGTGATGGGTCCGCATCAACATGCGCGCCTCCGGCGCAGGTGCGAGGCGGGGGGCGAGAGGCGAGAGGCGTGACCGGGGACGGGCTCATGGGTTTCATGGACATTCGCACCGCCAGCCGCTCGCCTCGTGCCTCTGGCCACACGATCTCGAACGAGATCGCGGATCGCGTTCGCTTCCCGATCCGTCAGATACCGAAACTCACCCGGTTCGAGGTCTCCCAGCGACAAGGGACCGAACCGAACCCGCGTGAGTTTAAGCACCGGGTGCCCGACCGCCTCCAACATGCGTTTCACCTGATGCTTCCGGCCTTCGTGAATCGTGATTTCCAGCCAGGAATTCTGCTCCGCCTTCCGGACCGGCCTGACCGTCGCCGGCCCGGTCGGCCCGTCCTCCAGCGTGACCCCGCGCGCCAGCCGATCCATTTGTTCGCGCGACAACACGCCTTTCACCTTGATCAGATAGGTCTTCGGCACATGATACCGCGGATGCAACAACGCCTGCGCGAGTTCGCCGTGATTCGTCAGCAGCATCAGGCCTTCGCTGTCGAAATCCAGCCGCCCGACCGGAAACACCCGCACGCTGACGCCGCGCAGCAAATCCTTGACCGTCGGCCTGCCTTCGGGATCCTCCAAGGTGGACACGACACCCTTGGGCTTGTTCAGCATGAGATAGACGTAAGGCTGCACGGCCCTGAGATGCCGGCCGTTCACCTTCACATGGTCACGAGTCGGATCCACTTTCGTGCCGAGTTCCCGCACGACCTTCCCGTTCACCGTGACCAGCCCTTCGGCGATCATCCGCTCCGCCTTCCGGCGTGAGGCCAGGCCGGTGCCGGCGATGAGTTTCTGCAGGCGAATTTCCATAAACCGTATCTCGTCGCTCGTGAAGCGTATTTCGTATTTCTGAACCGCCGTATCTCGTGAAGCGTTACTCGTAACTCGCGAAGTATCGCTAGAGTTAGTGGGGCGACTTCCTTCTTCACGCTTCACGCTTCACGTTCTTCCGCTACTCCCATTCTATCGTGCTGGGCGGCTTCGAACTGATGTCGTACACCACCCGATTGACGCCTTTGACTTCGTTGATGATGCGATTGGAGATCCTCCCCAACAGCTCCGGCGGCAGTCTCGCCCAGTCGGCGGTCATGCCGTCGAGGCTCGTCACGGCCCGGATGGCGATCACATGCTCATAGGTCCGCTGATCCCCCATGACGCCGACGGTGCGGATCGGCAGCAACACGGCGAACGCCTGCCACAACTCTTGATAAAGCCCGGCCGCGCGGATCTCCTGATCCACGATCATCTCCGCGTCACGGAGAATCGCCAGTCGCTCCTGCGTGACGGCCCCCAGCACACGGATGGCGAGCCCCGGTCCGGGGAACGGCTGCCGCCAGATAATGTCGTCCGGCAGGCCCAACTCTTTGCCCAGCACTCGCACCTCGTCCTTGAACAGTTCGCGCAGCGGCTCGATGAGCTTCAGCTTCATCCGAGCGGGCAACCCGCCGACGTTGTGATGCGTCTTGATCGTCGCGGACGGCCCTTTGAAACTCACGCTTTCGATGACGTCCGGATACAGCGTGCCTTGCACCAGAAACTTGATCGCGCCCAGCTTCTTGGCCTCCGCCTCGAAGTTTTTGATGAAGAGCCGCCCGATGATCCTGCGTTTGCGCTCCGGATCGGTCACGTTCTTGAGCGCGGTCAGGAACTGCGGCGAGCGGTCGAGGAACCGGAGATTCAGCTTCAAGTGCGACGCGAAGGTCTTTTGCACCTGTTCACCCTCCCCGGCCCTGAGGACGCCGTTGTCCACAAAGACGCAGGTCAACTGGTTGCCGATCGCCTGATGGGTGAGCGCCGCGGCCACCGAGGAATCGACCCCTCCGCTCAAGGCGCAGATCACCTTTTCCTTCCCGACTTGTTCGCGTATCTGCCGGACCGCCGTGTCCACATAGGATCGCATCGTCCAGGTGGGTTTGCATCCGCAAATGTCGTAGACGAAATTGCGCAGGATACGGGTCCCTTCGACCGTGTGCGCCACCTCCGGATGAAACTGAAGGCAGTAAATTTTTCGGCCGCCTCCGTCCATCTTCATCGCGGCCACCGGCGAATTCGCCGTATGGGCGATCGAGCGGAACCCCTTCGGCATGCGCTCGATGCGGTCGCCGTGGGACATCCAGACCGTGGTGGAGGAGCCCTCGCCCACGCCGTTGAACAGATCGGAGCGATCGTCGATGACCAGATCCGCGCGGCCGTATTCCCGCCTGGTCGCTTTCGCCACCTCCCCATCCAGCAGGTGCGTGACCAGTTGCATGCCGTAGCAGATGCCGAGAATGGGAATATCCTGATCCAGCAGTTGCTTGGAGATCGACGGGGCCTTGCGCTCGTAGACACTGGCGGGCCCTCCCGACAGCACGAGCCCCTTGGGACGATACGCCAGAATGGTCGCGAGCGGCGCCGAACACGGAAGGATCTGGGAATACACCTGGGCTTCGCGGATGCGGCGGGCGATGAGCTGCGTGTATTGGGACCCGAAATCGAGGACGAGGATGCGATCGTGCCAGAGTTCCATGAAGACGTTAATCGTGCGGCGTTAAACGTTAACCGAAAGAGAAAATTGACGGGAGGCTTCCTACGATTAACGATTCACGATTAACGTTTAACGAGGAGATCACTCCCAATCCGTGCGGTAGTTCGGCGCTTCTTTGGTGATGATCACGTCGTGGACGTGGCCTTCGCGCAGTCCGGCCAGAGTCTGGCGAATGAACGTCGCTTTCTGCTGCAATTCCGGAATCGTCCGACAGCCGCAGTAGCCCATGCCGGACTTGACGCCGCCGACCAACTGATAGACGACGCCGGCGAGCGGGCCCTTGTACGGCACACGGCCTTCGATCCCCTCCGGAACCAGCTTCTGCGGGGCACGCCCGCTCTGTCCGTATCGATCTCCCCCGCCCCGTTCCATGGCGGCGATGGAACCCATACCCCGATAGACCTTGTACGTCCTGGCCTGGAACAACACCGTCTCGCCGGGCGACTCTTCGGTTCCGGCCAGGAGCCCGCCGAGCATCACGGCCGACGCGCCGGCCGCTAGAGCCTTCGTGATGTCGCCGGAGTATTTGATTCCCCCGTCGGCGATGATCGGGATGCCGGTGTCGCTCAGCGCCTTCGCGCAGTCCGCCACCGCCGTCAGTTGCGGCATCCCGGCGCCCGACACGATGCGGGTGGTGCAAATGGAGCCCGGGCCGACTCCGACTTTCACCGCATCGGCGCCGACTTTCGCCAGATCCTTCGCCGCTTCGG
Protein-coding sequences here:
- a CDS encoding DUF302 domain-containing protein; this encodes MKIFVRINHSGEAKSVGLEMKPTELLIFGDPKGGTALMKAKPTVAIDLPMKALAWQDKDGNVWLTYNSPVLLQERHGLPTELADKLDPVGRLLEQAVE
- a CDS encoding DUF1152 domain-containing protein, whose product is MHLNLPIIDQLASCENLLIAGMGGGFDLFCGLPIYFELQYRGKEAHLASFSFSDIASLQDGTRVSPTLVGVDAGLTDFLPYFPELSLAQWFAEKRNQRVTIWSFHKTGAKPLLENYRVLIERLSIDGIVLIDGGVDSLVRGDESGMGTFVEDAISLFAVNELKQLAVRIHACLGLTIEPDVAHTQVLENVAGLMETNAFLGGCALAPQMDAYRLYEEAVLYAQGKRYQDPSVINSCIISATRGYFGDHHLTEKTGGSRLHISPLMSWYWFFDLPAVARRNYFLAALRNTDTFLDALHAVVSATSSLPKRTTPSTPL
- a CDS encoding ATP-binding cassette domain-containing protein translates to METCLGEEGRMEGYSRDAQASSGSHDESRETGLRSMTYSNIVELSHVTAYRSDTRVLTDLSLTIPAGCHTAILGPNGAGKSTLLKLLSCELHPVSREGSSLRLFGQEGWNVWDLRQHLGVVSHDLQHQYLEHVRGEDVILSGYDASIGTYEYQIFGATQRERAGQVMQELGIAHLADRLFGRMSAGEQRRFLLGRALIHNPAALVLDEPTCGLDLQACFHYLDLVRNLMRQGKTLILVTHHIHEIPPEVSRIVLLKKGRIVADGPKQEIFSSKTLSALFDTAVELMQVNGFYQVLPGKAP
- the aspS gene encoding aspartate--tRNA ligase codes for the protein MLMRTHHCGELTKAHVGQTVVLNGWVQRRRDHGSVIFIDLRDRHGITQIVFNAERSPASHQHAHDLRSEYVVSVRGQVALRPEGSENPDLATGAIEVLVDSVEILNESKTPPFLIEDEADVTEAIRLKYRYLDLRRPTMQRLIALRHAVTQHTRAFLNAQGFLEVETPMLTKSTPEGARDYLVPSRVNPGSFYALPQSPQLFKQILMVSGMDRYYQIARCFRDEDLRNDRQPEFTQIDIEMSFADRDQVMSLTERLISTVFKEAAGVELPTPFPRMTYAEAVGRYGSDKPDLRFDMPLYDLTDFAAKSEFKVFKDAVAKGGLVKALIVKGGAAISRTRIDGLGETAKSFGAKGLAWVKIVGEGQLDSVIAKFLDARALLAVLPDAAVGDLVLFVADKPGVVHDVLGRLRLLLGEELNLIDKSAWRPLWIIEFPLLDYDQEAKRYVFMHNPFAAPLDDDVKFLDSDPLRARAKAYDMVLNGNEIGGGSIRNHRRDVQMKILDLLGIGKEQAEAKFGFLLEALEYGAPPHGGIAFGLDRLIMILGGADSIRDVIAFPKTQKAQCPMTEAPSPVSPDQLKELRIKLDLIE
- a CDS encoding pseudouridine synthase, whose amino-acid sequence is MEIRLQKLIAGTGLASRRKAERMIAEGLVTVNGKVVRELGTKVDPTRDHVKVNGRHLRAVQPYVYLMLNKPKGVVSTLEDPEGRPTVKDLLRGVSVRVFPVGRLDFDSEGLMLLTNHGELAQALLHPRYHVPKTYLIKVKGVLSREQMDRLARGVTLEDGPTGPATVRPVRKAEQNSWLEITIHEGRKHQVKRMLEAVGHPVLKLTRVRFGPLSLGDLEPGEFRYLTDREANAIRDLVRDRVARGTRRAAGGANVHETHEPVPGHASRLSPPASHLRRRRAC
- the guaA gene encoding glutamine-hydrolyzing GMP synthase, which produces MELWHDRILVLDFGSQYTQLIARRIREAQVYSQILPCSAPLATILAYRPKGLVLSGGPASVYERKAPSISKQLLDQDIPILGICYGMQLVTHLLDGEVAKATRREYGRADLVIDDRSDLFNGVGEGSSTTVWMSHGDRIERMPKGFRSIAHTANSPVAAMKMDGGGRKIYCLQFHPEVAHTVEGTRILRNFVYDICGCKPTWTMRSYVDTAVRQIREQVGKEKVICALSGGVDSSVAAALTHQAIGNQLTCVFVDNGVLRAGEGEQVQKTFASHLKLNLRFLDRSPQFLTALKNVTDPERKRRIIGRLFIKNFEAEAKKLGAIKFLVQGTLYPDVIESVSFKGPSATIKTHHNVGGLPARMKLKLIEPLRELFKDEVRVLGKELGLPDDIIWRQPFPGPGLAIRVLGAVTQERLAILRDAEMIVDQEIRAAGLYQELWQAFAVLLPIRTVGVMGDQRTYEHVIAIRAVTSLDGMTADWARLPPELLGRISNRIINEVKGVNRVVYDISSKPPSTIEWE